AAGAAATTTTACGGGAATTAGAATCTCTCAAACCCCTACTAGCGATTATAGATAGTATTCAAACCCTTTATTTTGCCTCTTTAAGTTCTGCACCTGGTTCAGTTGCCCAAGTGAGGGAGTGTACTTCGGCGTTAATGCAGGTGGCAAAACGGGAGAATATTACCCTGTTAATTGTTGGTCATGTGACCAAAGAAGGCGCGATCGCGGGGCCAAGGGTATTAGAACATTTAGTGGATACTGTACTGTATTTTGAGGGCGATCGCTATGCGTCTCACCGCTTATTACGGTCGGTGAAAAATCGCTTTGGGGCAACCCATGAAATTGGGGTGTTTGAAATGGTGGATCATGGCTTGCGAGAGGTGGAAAATCCCTCAGAGTTATTTTTAGGGAATCGGGATGAAGCAGTGCCAGGAACAGGAATTGTGGTGGCTTGTGAAGGCACTCGCCCCATTGTTGTGGAGTTACAAGCTCTTGTCAGTCCTACCAGTTATACTTCCCCCCGTCGGGCAACAACAGGGGTAGATTATAACCGACTGCAGCAAATTTTAGCAGTTTTAGAGAAACGGGTGGGGATTCCCTTATCAAAGTTAGATGCTTATGTGGCAACGGCTGGGGGGTTAGGGGTAGAAGAACCAGCAGCAGATTTAGGGATTGCTGTCGCTGTGGTTGCTAGTTTTCGCGATCGCATTGTGGATCCGCGCACGGCTTTAATTGGAGAAGTGGGCTTAGGGGGACAAGTGCGCTTAGTTTCCCAGTTAGAATTACGGATTAAAGAGGCGGCGAAATTAGGGTTTAAACGCGCGATCGTTCCCCAAGGGCAAAGTCTTCCTGATCTGGGCATTGAAATTATTACCGTTAGCAAGGTTATTGATGCCATTGTCGCTGCTATTCCGCCTCAACCCCGTTATGGAGAAAATGATGAGGTTTCCATTTCAGAAGAAGACGAAGAAGGATAGCTTTCTGACAAACT
This window of the Euhalothece natronophila Z-M001 genome carries:
- the radA gene encoding DNA repair protein RadA; this translates as MSKAKVIYVCSACGAEHNQWFGKCSSCGAYGTLEEEFVTSVNANPRTGWQSNKDSTTVTHNKPPKARISLKFSQIKDDEQPRYPSGYGELDRVLGGGIVPGSLVLLGGDPGIGKSTLLLQVANQTANSQRTLYVSAEESGQQVKLRASRLGVGLTDSPDDQVEESNGRKPKSMSHENLYVLPETDLEEILRELESLKPLLAIIDSIQTLYFASLSSAPGSVAQVRECTSALMQVAKRENITLLIVGHVTKEGAIAGPRVLEHLVDTVLYFEGDRYASHRLLRSVKNRFGATHEIGVFEMVDHGLREVENPSELFLGNRDEAVPGTGIVVACEGTRPIVVELQALVSPTSYTSPRRATTGVDYNRLQQILAVLEKRVGIPLSKLDAYVATAGGLGVEEPAADLGIAVAVVASFRDRIVDPRTALIGEVGLGGQVRLVSQLELRIKEAAKLGFKRAIVPQGQSLPDLGIEIITVSKVIDAIVAAIPPQPRYGENDEVSISEEDEEG